The DNA sequence AAGAATATTTTTCAAGGATCTTTCAGCCAGATGACCGTGACCGATTTCCCTTCTTCCCGGACCGGAAGAACGTCTTACTTCTCCAACCGAATAGGGCGGAAAATTATAGTGCAGCATGAACTGCTTTTCTTTTTGCCCTTCCAGGTTTTCATATTTCTGCATATCCCCTACGGTTCCCAGAGTTACTACACCCAGAGATTGGGTCTGTCCCCTGGTAAAAACAGCTGAACCATGAGCACTGGGAAGCACATCCAATTCGCAGGTAATCTGACGGATTTCATCCAATTTACGACCATCTGCACGGAGACCTTCAGTAAATATTAAATCCCTTACAACTTCTGCTTCAATTTCATGAAGATAATTTTTAACATCTTTTAATTCCTCTTCACTTACATTTTGAGATTTAAAGTAATCCAGAGTTTCCTGGTTAATATCTTTAATATCTTTATTTCTTGTGAGTTTATCAGAATTTCGATTTGCCTTTGAAATTCTGTCAAAAGCAAAGACACGAATTTTCTCTTTTAATTCCGGATTAATAATCTTTAGATTAACAGTTCGCTTATTTTCTTCTGCAGCTACCTGAGTAATTATTTCCCTTTGCATTCCAACAATTTGTTTGATGTATTCATGGGCTTCTTTTAAGGCTTCGAGAAGTTCAGCATTACTTAATTCCTTAGCTTCGCCTTCAATCATCACAATGGATTCTGCTGTTCCTGCCACCACCATATCCAGGTCAGATTTCAGCATTTCCTCGTTTGTTGGATTTATTTTGATTACTCCATCAATTCTTCCAACTCTTGCTCCACCAATAGGAGAAGAAAAAGGAATATTGGATACTGCAAGTGCACAACTTGCAGCATTCAGAGCATGTCCCTGAACAGAGACCTGTTTGTCTGCGGAAAGGACGGTGACAATTAACTGTACCTCAGAAAAATATCCTTCCGGAAAAAGAGGACGAATCGGTCGGTCGATAATCCTTGAAAGTAGAATTTCTTGCTCACTTGGTTTGGATTCTCTTTTTATATAACCGCCCGGAAACTTTCCAACCGAATACATTTTTTCTACGTATTCGCAGGTGAGAGGAAAGAAGTCCTGGCCTTCTCTGGGTTCTTCAGCTGCACAAACCGTGGCAAGCAGGACCAGGTTTCCTATTCGGTAAACAACAGCACCATCCGCTTGCTTGGCCCAGTTGCCTGTTTCTATCTTAAGCTCTTCACCACCGATAGTGGCTTTATATGTATATGCCATTTCGTATCCTGGTTAGAATTATTTTCTAAGTCCTAATTTTTGAATCAGCTCTCTATATCTGGTAATGTCCTTCTTCTTGAGATAATCCAAAAGTTTCTTTCTCTGATTTACCAGACCAATCAAACCTCTTCTGGAATGAAAGTCCTTTCTATGAGTAGAAAAATGGTTATTCAGATCATCAATTCTGGCTGTTAGAAGAGATATTTGAACTTCAGGAGAACCAGTATCCTGATCATTTTGCTTATTAGCTTCGATTATCGCTTTTTTTTGTTCTGTTGTTATCATTCGTATTGACTACCTTTCATTCTATTATTATTCCTTAAGCTTAAAAACCCCTGAGATTTCAAGCAAAAACACGCAAATACCTGTATGCATAATTCAGTTTTTTTTCTTTCGTGCTACAAAGTGCACAAATCTTACCGGAATCAGATTCTAAAATAAATTCTCCACCCGGTAAATTTTCAAGGTTTAAAAACACCCCGTTTCTTACAAACTTTTCCTGATTTTTTCCGATTTGAAGAACAGGTATTTTCAAAAGCTCTTTTATTGAAAAAACTCTCAAAGAACCTTTTTCGGCATCTTCTAAAGAATTAGCATCCCTACTATCAATATCTCCGATTCTTTCCCGTTTCAAACCCGCCAGATGAGCCGGGATTCCCCATTCTTCAGAAAGATCCATGGCAATCTTTCGAATGTATGTACCAGCACTCACTTCCAGGCGAAAAGAACAGCTCAAATCTTCAAAGCCTAAAAACTCTGAGTTATATACTTGAATCGGTCTGGACTTTAC is a window from the Leptospiraceae bacterium genome containing:
- the pnp gene encoding polyribonucleotide nucleotidyltransferase codes for the protein MAYTYKATIGGEELKIETGNWAKQADGAVVYRIGNLVLLATVCAAEEPREGQDFFPLTCEYVEKMYSVGKFPGGYIKRESKPSEQEILLSRIIDRPIRPLFPEGYFSEVQLIVTVLSADKQVSVQGHALNAASCALAVSNIPFSSPIGGARVGRIDGVIKINPTNEEMLKSDLDMVVAGTAESIVMIEGEAKELSNAELLEALKEAHEYIKQIVGMQREIITQVAAEENKRTVNLKIINPELKEKIRVFAFDRISKANRNSDKLTRNKDIKDINQETLDYFKSQNVSEEELKDVKNYLHEIEAEVVRDLIFTEGLRADGRKLDEIRQITCELDVLPSAHGSAVFTRGQTQSLGVVTLGTVGDMQKYENLEGQKEKQFMLHYNFPPYSVGEVRRSSGPGRREIGHGHLAERSLKNILPDFNEFPYVIRIVSEILESNGSSSMATVCSGTLALMSGGVPIKAPVAGIAMGLITGANNQYAILSDIAGIEDHFGDMDFKVAGTRKGITAFQMDLKVKGISFEIMLDAFSKAEKGRMHILSEMERYISKVADSISELAPRISFKTIPKDRIGELIGPGGKNIRAIIEKSKSEINIDDDGRITIASPNQDSANLASQLIDGIFAEVEPGKIYEGVVKRIADFGAFVEILPGKEGLCHISKLDTKRVAKVRDVVKEGDVIRVKVLNLDRSGKIDLSRKDALNTE
- the rpsO gene encoding 30S ribosomal protein S15 codes for the protein MITTEQKKAIIEANKQNDQDTGSPEVQISLLTARIDDLNNHFSTHRKDFHSRRGLIGLVNQRKKLLDYLKKKDITRYRELIQKLGLRK
- the truB gene encoding tRNA pseudouridine(55) synthase TruB — encoded protein: MTSADLVRIVKRASDRKKLGHTGTLDKFAEGLLILPFGAYTTFSSFFLTEKKQYLAKLSFGKFTDSGDRDGEVLNSMEEESLREKLQDLEIRIQKDIEHLVERKEQVPPKVSALKVKGKRQAELFRKGIQFTVKSRPIQVYNSEFLGFEDLSCSFRLEVSAGTYIRKIAMDLSEEWGIPAHLAGLKRERIGDIDSRDANSLEDAEKGSLRVFSIKELLKIPVLQIGKNQEKFVRNGVFLNLENLPGGEFILESDSGKICALCSTKEKKLNYAYRYLRVFA